The following coding sequences lie in one Myxococcales bacterium genomic window:
- a CDS encoding cysteine desulfurase — translation MRQGNPARLEKRPPYLDESEMRAIRAEFPALSQKVHGHPLVYLDSAATALKPQTVIDAVTRIYSRDCANIHRGVHLLSQRATEAYEAVRDKVRLWVHAPEHSHVIFVRGTTEAINLVADAFVLPRLESGDEVVITELEHHSNIVPWQLVTERAGANLVVAPINGAGEVDPEIFRAKLTPRTKFVSVAHVSNALGTVLPVKWMIEMAHQQGIPVMVDGAQAVAHVPVDLTELDADFYAFSAHKLYGPTGSGALIAKTALLEQMRPYQAGGDMIKSVSFEKTLYNDLPHRFEAGTPDIAGVVGMGAAIDFVRQIGISAMVAHERELLRYATERLAELPAIRFFGTAADKAALVSFNLGSVHPHDVGTVLDMEGIAIRAGHHCAQPVMKHFGQMATVRASFGIYNNRQDVDRLIEGLYKVEELFS, via the coding sequence ATGAGGCAAGGGAACCCTGCGCGCTTAGAGAAACGCCCTCCCTACTTGGACGAATCTGAGATGCGCGCCATACGCGCGGAGTTCCCGGCGCTGTCGCAAAAAGTGCATGGCCACCCTTTGGTGTATCTCGATAGCGCCGCCACGGCTCTCAAGCCACAAACGGTCATCGATGCAGTCACGCGTATCTACAGTAGAGATTGTGCCAACATTCATCGTGGTGTGCATTTGCTCTCTCAGCGCGCCACAGAGGCTTACGAGGCCGTGCGAGACAAGGTGCGCCTCTGGGTCCATGCGCCAGAACATAGCCATGTGATCTTTGTCCGGGGGACGACCGAGGCAATTAATTTGGTGGCAGATGCATTCGTGTTGCCGCGCCTTGAGTCGGGCGACGAAGTGGTGATTACGGAGCTTGAGCACCATTCAAACATAGTGCCTTGGCAATTGGTGACGGAACGTGCTGGCGCGAATCTGGTCGTCGCTCCAATCAACGGCGCCGGTGAGGTGGACCCGGAAATATTCCGGGCCAAGCTTACGCCTCGCACGAAATTTGTGTCCGTGGCGCATGTTTCGAATGCGCTGGGCACGGTGCTGCCGGTAAAGTGGATGATTGAGATGGCCCACCAGCAAGGCATACCGGTCATGGTCGATGGCGCACAGGCGGTGGCCCATGTCCCGGTCGATCTCACGGAGCTCGATGCGGATTTCTACGCGTTTAGTGCCCACAAGCTTTATGGGCCCACGGGCAGCGGGGCCCTCATTGCCAAGACGGCTTTGCTTGAGCAAATGCGGCCCTATCAAGCAGGCGGGGACATGATCAAGAGCGTGTCTTTTGAAAAGACGCTCTATAATGATCTTCCCCACCGCTTCGAAGCAGGGACGCCAGACATTGCGGGGGTGGTGGGGATGGGCGCGGCCATCGATTTCGTCAGGCAGATTGGAATCTCAGCCATGGTTGCCCATGAGAGAGAACTCCTGCGTTATGCCACGGAGCGACTCGCGGAGTTGCCGGCCATCCGTTTCTTTGGCACCGCGGCGGACAAAGCGGCCTTGGTGTCTTTCAATTTGGGGAGCGTTCATCCACACGACGTCGGGACCGTGCTTGATATGGAAGGGATCGCCATACGGGCAGGCCACCACTGCGCGCAGCCAGTGATGAAGCACTTCGGACAGATGGCGACCGTGCGTGCGTCCTTTGGAATCTATAATAATCGTCAAGACGTCGACCGATTGATCGAAGGGCTTTATAAAGTCGAGGAGCTGTTCAGCTGA
- a CDS encoding SUF system NifU family Fe-S cluster assembly protein — protein sequence MSDLRELYQEVILDHSKAPRNFRFPDPASHSAEGHNPLCGDHLILKLRVNDSAIEDIGFQGSGCAISTAAASTMTELVKGKTIHDTTQLYEKFHGLVIDGQVGDLESLGKLAVFSGLSEFPTRVKCATLAWHTLRAALNNPGLAVSTE from the coding sequence ATGTCCGATTTAAGAGAGCTATACCAGGAAGTGATTCTGGACCACAGCAAGGCGCCCAGAAACTTTCGGTTTCCCGACCCGGCAAGTCACAGCGCTGAAGGCCATAACCCCTTATGTGGCGATCACTTGATCCTCAAGCTACGAGTCAATGATAGTGCGATCGAAGACATTGGGTTTCAGGGTTCCGGGTGCGCTATTTCAACCGCTGCGGCATCGACGATGACCGAACTCGTGAAGGGAAAGACTATCCACGACACGACCCAGTTGTACGAGAAATTTCACGGGTTGGTGATAGACGGTCAAGTGGGTGATCTTGAATCCCTGGGCAAACTTGCGGTGTTTTCGGGCCTGAGTGAGTTTCCCACCAGGGTCAAATGCGCGACATTGGCGTGGCACACCTTACGGGCGGCCTTGAACAATCCAGGGCTTGCGGTTAGCACGGAATAG
- a CDS encoding DUF59 domain-containing protein, with product MEQGPKKRLPLDTPPAWSESRALPSDALGHTAEGVQKTEPSGPTSVEALREAVVAKLKSIYDPEIPVNLYDLGLIYAIEINEAHELRIAMTLTAPACPVAASLVKEVAEKTAEVAGIQKSEVDVVWDPPWTKDRMTEAAKLELGLF from the coding sequence ATGGAGCAGGGACCCAAAAAACGCTTGCCACTCGATACCCCTCCCGCCTGGTCGGAATCCCGCGCACTGCCTAGCGATGCGCTTGGTCACACGGCAGAAGGGGTACAAAAAACGGAACCATCGGGGCCAACAAGTGTTGAAGCACTTCGTGAAGCCGTCGTGGCGAAACTCAAGTCCATTTACGATCCGGAGATTCCCGTGAATCTTTATGACCTAGGACTGATATACGCTATTGAGATCAACGAGGCACATGAGTTACGAATCGCCATGACGCTCACTGCTCCAGCCTGTCCTGTGGCAGCGAGTTTGGTGAAGGAGGTTGCTGAGAAAACCGCTGAGGTCGCGGGGATTCAGAAAAGTGAGGTCGACGTCGTTTGGGATCCGCCATGGACCAAAGATCGCATGACAGAGGCAGCAAAACTGGAACTTGGCTTGTTTTAG